From Planctomycetota bacterium, a single genomic window includes:
- a CDS encoding trypsin-like serine protease: MRQFHRRRVMLLIGFLGCIAGVATAQDAANLRITPTVRVFQSNRDSVVNVNTTQIVRQRFGMLGDDPFFRLFNIAPMERDVKRTSLGSGFIVHAEGYIVTNAHVVEGADDVEVILSNQTHLKARVLASDPTQDLAVLKVDPPKDMTLKPVTLGDSSDLMIGEPVVAIGNPLGYEHSVTAGIISAANRDLQVTQDWKLEGLIQTDASINPGNSGGPLLNAYGQVIGITSAIRSDAQNIGFAIPVDRLRMLIPDLLSPLAVKQIDLGGQITEVRHIDPPATIRTELHWQTPGEAGPGRLVRAINGHPVSNIVDACVELLRAEVGQKIQLTDDQVPFEITAQRAAPSDAQRLARAMIGVEVREPTAGDRARLKLGRVAGVLITDVQNGSPADKAGLEPGDVIVQLGRHRIDTLDSLAVLMTRAGAGAQADIYIVRRGQLGRTRLTLRGTL; this comes from the coding sequence ATGCGTCAGTTTCATCGCCGTCGGGTCATGCTGCTGATCGGTTTTCTGGGGTGCATCGCCGGCGTCGCGACGGCGCAGGACGCTGCGAACCTTCGCATCACGCCGACCGTTCGCGTGTTTCAGTCCAATCGCGACAGCGTCGTCAACGTCAACACGACGCAGATCGTCCGTCAGCGTTTCGGCATGCTCGGTGACGATCCGTTCTTCCGCCTCTTCAACATCGCGCCGATGGAGCGCGATGTGAAGCGCACCAGTCTCGGATCGGGGTTCATCGTCCATGCCGAGGGCTATATCGTCACCAATGCGCACGTCGTTGAAGGGGCGGACGACGTGGAGGTCATTCTTTCCAATCAGACGCATCTCAAAGCCCGCGTGCTGGCGTCGGACCCGACGCAGGACCTGGCGGTGCTCAAGGTCGATCCGCCCAAGGACATGACGCTCAAGCCCGTCACGCTCGGCGACTCGTCGGACCTGATGATCGGCGAGCCGGTCGTCGCCATCGGCAATCCCCTCGGGTACGAACATTCCGTCACCGCCGGAATCATCTCCGCCGCCAATCGCGACCTGCAGGTCACGCAGGACTGGAAGCTCGAAGGCCTCATCCAGACCGACGCCTCGATCAACCCCGGCAACTCCGGTGGCCCGCTGCTCAACGCCTATGGCCAGGTCATCGGCATCACCAGCGCCATTCGCTCCGATGCGCAAAACATCGGTTTCGCCATCCCCGTCGATCGACTCCGCATGCTGATCCCCGATCTGCTTTCCCCGCTGGCGGTCAAACAGATCGACCTCGGCGGGCAGATCACCGAAGTGCGTCACATTGATCCGCCCGCCACGATCCGCACCGAACTGCACTGGCAGACGCCAGGCGAAGCAGGCCCCGGCCGCCTCGTCCGCGCCATCAATGGTCATCCCGTCAGCAACATCGTCGACGCCTGCGTCGAGCTGCTCCGCGCCGAGGTCGGTCAGAAGATTCAGCTTACCGATGATCAGGTCCCTTTTGAGATCACCGCCCAGCGCGCCGCCCCGAGCGACGCCCAGCGACTCGCCCGCGCGATGATCGGCGTCGAAGTCCGCGAGCCCACCGCCGGCGACCGTGCCCGCCTCAAACTCGGGCGCGTGGCCGGCGTGCTCATCACTGATGTCCAGAACGGCAGCCCCGCCGACAAAGCCGGCCTCGAACCCGGCGATGTCATCGTGCAGCTCGGCCGCCACCGCATCGACACGCTCGATTCCCTCGCCGTCCTCATGACCCGCGCCGGCGCCGGGGCGCAGGCGGATATTTACATCGTCCGTCGCGGTCAGCTTGGCCGCACCCGCCTGACCCTCCGTGGGACGCTCTGA
- a CDS encoding DUF1553 domain-containing protein — translation MIRRWIACLLVCVLAGSAIGADGPDQIEFNRDIRPILFNNCIACHGPDVKHRKHNLRFDTPDGPLIDLEHGRKAIVPGDPDHSEMVRRITAADPDDRMPPAKAGKPLTPQQIALIKKWIQQGAVYQGHWAFEPIGNPKPPAIRDAKWARNGIDNFVGARLEKEGLKPSPEADRATLIRRVSLDLTGLPPTHDEVVAFENDQSPDAYEKVVDRLLASPHYGEHMTRYWLDAARYADTHGYQYDTERTQWPWRDWVIKAFNDNMPFDRFTVEQIAGDLMPDATPESRLATAFNRNHPITIEGGVIDEEYRTEYVIDRIVTTSTTWLGLTMGCCRCHDHKFDPLTREDFYSFFAFFNNIPEIGQGNRNGFAPTMKAPGVEQQLELAALDRRIAEAKDAKPAEQPQWIVAHPTQAVSEGGATLTVKPDESILASGANPAKDVYTLTIASSLKHIEAIQLEALTDPSLPFSSPARSFNGNFVLSEVAVAAAPAGSPDKAKKIPIVAATADYSQNNYEIENAIDGKPGSGWAVDGNQFRVDRTAEFTLAKPIDTPAGAILTVTLRFDFGQQHTIGHLRISASEKSTATPVAKLEAERDKLVKSFPTVMIMSEMDKPRPAFMLTRGQYDQVEKDHPVHPHTPTALPPMPEGAPANRLGLAQWIVAPDNPLTARVIMNRFWQQCFGVGICKTAEDFGTQGEWPSHPKLLDYLARQFIDSKWDVKHMMKTIVMSATYRQSSVVTAEMYERDPENRLLSRGPRFRMPAEMVRDNALKISGLLVEKIGGPSVYPYQPAGLWMEINNRPGFSREYPVMHGEDLYRRSMYSYWKRTLAPTAMLPFDAPEREYCVVRRSRTNTPLAALVVLNDPQFIEAARMLGQRMMLEGGATDGARLSYGYELATAHKPTAAELSTLQQLLDAQRADFKADPSGAQQLLAVGDMKPDARLDPVELAAFATAGRAILNLDQTITKE, via the coding sequence ATGATTCGTCGCTGGATTGCATGCCTGCTTGTGTGCGTGCTTGCGGGTTCGGCCATCGGGGCGGACGGACCGGATCAGATCGAATTCAATCGCGACATCCGTCCGATCCTCTTCAATAATTGCATCGCCTGTCACGGCCCCGACGTCAAACATCGCAAGCACAACCTCCGCTTCGATACGCCCGACGGTCCGCTCATCGACCTCGAGCACGGGCGCAAGGCCATCGTGCCCGGCGACCCCGACCACAGCGAGATGGTCAGGCGAATCACCGCGGCGGACCCCGACGATCGCATGCCCCCGGCCAAGGCGGGCAAGCCGCTGACGCCGCAGCAGATCGCGCTCATTAAGAAGTGGATTCAGCAGGGCGCGGTGTATCAGGGTCACTGGGCCTTCGAGCCGATCGGCAACCCCAAGCCGCCGGCGATCAGGGATGCGAAGTGGGCCCGCAACGGGATCGACAACTTCGTCGGCGCCCGGCTCGAAAAGGAAGGCCTCAAACCGTCGCCTGAAGCCGATCGCGCCACGCTGATTCGCCGCGTGTCACTCGATCTGACCGGGCTGCCGCCGACGCATGACGAGGTGGTCGCGTTCGAGAATGATCAATCGCCCGATGCGTATGAGAAGGTGGTCGATCGGCTGCTGGCTTCGCCGCATTATGGCGAGCACATGACACGCTACTGGCTCGACGCGGCGCGCTACGCAGACACGCACGGGTATCAGTACGACACCGAGCGGACGCAGTGGCCCTGGCGCGACTGGGTCATCAAAGCGTTCAACGACAACATGCCCTTCGACCGATTCACCGTCGAGCAGATCGCCGGCGACCTGATGCCCGACGCCACGCCCGAGTCCCGCCTCGCCACCGCCTTCAACCGCAATCACCCCATCACCATCGAAGGCGGCGTCATCGACGAAGAGTACCGCACCGAGTACGTCATCGACCGCATCGTCACGACGTCGACCACGTGGCTGGGTCTGACCATGGGCTGCTGCCGTTGTCACGACCACAAGTTCGACCCCCTGACGCGCGAGGACTTCTACAGCTTCTTCGCCTTCTTCAACAACATCCCCGAGATCGGCCAGGGCAACAGGAACGGGTTCGCACCGACGATGAAAGCGCCCGGCGTGGAGCAGCAGCTTGAGCTTGCCGCCCTCGACAGGCGGATCGCCGAAGCCAAAGACGCCAAGCCGGCCGAGCAACCTCAGTGGATCGTTGCCCATCCGACGCAGGCCGTCTCCGAGGGCGGGGCGACGCTGACCGTCAAGCCCGATGAGTCGATTCTCGCCAGCGGGGCCAACCCGGCGAAGGATGTTTACACGCTGACGATCGCCTCGTCGCTCAAACACATCGAGGCGATTCAGCTTGAAGCGCTCACCGATCCGTCGCTGCCATTCAGCAGCCCCGCCCGAAGCTTCAACGGCAACTTCGTCCTCAGCGAGGTCGCCGTCGCCGCCGCCCCCGCCGGGTCGCCGGACAAGGCCAAGAAGATACCGATCGTCGCCGCGACGGCCGACTATTCGCAGAACAATTACGAGATCGAAAACGCCATCGACGGCAAGCCCGGCTCCGGTTGGGCCGTCGACGGCAATCAGTTCCGCGTCGACCGCACCGCCGAGTTCACGCTGGCCAAGCCCATCGACACGCCCGCCGGCGCGATCCTCACCGTGACGCTGCGCTTCGACTTCGGGCAGCAGCACACGATCGGCCATCTGCGCATATCCGCCAGCGAGAAGTCGACCGCGACGCCGGTCGCGAAGCTCGAAGCGGAGCGCGACAAGCTCGTGAAGAGTTTTCCGACCGTGATGATCATGTCGGAGATGGACAAGCCGCGCCCGGCGTTCATGCTCACGCGCGGGCAGTACGATCAGGTCGAGAAGGATCACCCGGTGCATCCGCACACGCCGACCGCCCTGCCGCCGATGCCCGAAGGCGCGCCGGCGAATCGGCTCGGGCTCGCCCAGTGGATCGTCGCGCCCGATAATCCGCTGACGGCGCGCGTGATCATGAATCGCTTCTGGCAGCAGTGCTTCGGCGTGGGCATCTGCAAAACCGCCGAGGACTTCGGCACGCAGGGCGAATGGCCGAGCCATCCGAAGCTGCTCGACTACCTGGCGCGGCAGTTCATCGACAGCAAGTGGGACGTCAAGCACATGATGAAGACCATCGTCATGAGCGCGACGTATCGCCAGAGTTCCGTCGTCACGGCCGAGATGTACGAGCGCGATCCGGAGAATCGGCTCCTGTCGCGCGGGCCGCGCTTCCGTATGCCTGCCGAGATGGTGCGTGACAATGCCCTGAAGATCAGCGGGCTGCTCGTCGAAAAAATCGGCGGGCCGAGCGTGTATCCGTATCAGCCGGCGGGGCTGTGGATGGAGATCAACAACCGCCCGGGCTTCTCGCGCGAGTACCCCGTCATGCACGGCGAGGACCTGTATCGCCGGAGCATGTACAGCTATTGGAAGCGGACGCTGGCGCCGACGGCGATGCTGCCCTTCGATGCGCCGGAGCGGGAATACTGCGTGGTGCGTCGATCGCGGACAAACACGCCGCTGGCGGCGCTGGTGGTGCTCAACGATCCGCAGTTCATCGAGGCCGCCCGCATGCTCGGCCAGCGCATGATGCTCGAAGGCGGCGCGACGGATGGGGCGCGCCTGTCTTATGGATACGAACTGGCGACGGCGCACAAACCGACGGCTGCGGAGCTTTCGACGCTTCAGCAGCTACTGGACGCGCAGCGGGCGGACTTCAAGGCCGACCCCAGCGGGGCGCAGCAGCTTCTTGCGGTCGGGGACATGAAGCCCGATGCGCGTCTCGATCCCGTCGAACTTGCGGCGTTCGCCACCGCAGGTCGGGCGATTCTCAACCTCGATCAGACGATCACCAAGGAATAA
- a CDS encoding DUF1501 domain-containing protein, with protein MDPIYELAMASTRRQFLKRSAASVGAVALGSLMNPSLLKAAPMAHHGFDFAPRAKRVIYLFQSGAPSQMDLFDYKPTLEKLHGQNLPDSVRGNQRLTGMTAGQSSFPVAKAIAPFHQHGRSGTWISDLLPHTAKIVDDIAIIKTVHTEAINHDPAITFFQTGNQQPGRPSLGSWATYGLGSNNQNLPAFVVLLSQNTYPQAQPLYSRLWGSGFLPSNYQGVKFRSSGDPVLYLSDPSQANDVSRRRLLDAIGQINHQHMQAVGDPEIDTRVAAYEMAYRMQMSVPELTDFSNEPDSTFALYGEDARKPGTHAANCLLARRLAERDVRFIQLYQRGWDHHSNIPVEHPKLCKTVDQGSAALVMDLKQRGMLDDTLVIFGGEFGRTVYSQGKLAGTSYGRDHHPRCFSMWLAGGGIKGGVSHGTTDDYCYNIVDGGVHVHELNATILQCLGIDHSKLTYKYQGLDQRLTGVEEVEPVHAIMT; from the coding sequence ATGGACCCGATCTACGAACTTGCCATGGCCTCGACGCGCCGCCAGTTTCTCAAGCGGTCGGCCGCGTCCGTCGGCGCCGTCGCGCTGGGCTCGCTCATGAACCCGTCATTGCTGAAGGCGGCGCCGATGGCGCACCACGGCTTCGACTTCGCCCCGCGCGCCAAGCGCGTCATCTATCTCTTCCAGTCCGGCGCACCGTCGCAGATGGACCTCTTTGACTACAAGCCGACGCTGGAGAAGCTCCACGGTCAGAACCTCCCTGACTCCGTGCGCGGCAATCAGCGCCTGACGGGCATGACCGCCGGGCAGTCGAGCTTTCCGGTCGCCAAGGCGATCGCGCCGTTTCACCAGCATGGCCGGAGCGGGACGTGGATCAGCGATCTGTTGCCGCACACGGCGAAGATCGTCGACGACATCGCGATCATCAAGACCGTCCACACCGAAGCGATCAACCACGACCCGGCGATCACGTTCTTCCAGACGGGCAATCAGCAGCCGGGCCGGCCGAGTCTGGGGTCATGGGCGACCTACGGACTCGGGTCCAACAATCAGAATCTTCCTGCATTTGTCGTGCTTCTGTCGCAGAACACTTATCCGCAGGCCCAGCCGCTCTACTCGCGGCTTTGGGGCAGCGGGTTCCTCCCGTCCAACTATCAGGGCGTCAAATTCCGCTCGTCGGGCGATCCGGTGTTGTATCTGTCGGACCCCTCGCAGGCGAACGATGTCAGCCGCCGGCGGCTGCTCGACGCCATCGGTCAGATCAATCATCAGCACATGCAGGCGGTCGGCGATCCGGAAATTGATACGCGCGTGGCGGCGTATGAGATGGCGTACCGCATGCAGATGTCGGTGCCGGAGCTGACGGACTTTTCCAACGAGCCGGACTCGACCTTCGCGCTTTACGGCGAGGACGCGCGCAAGCCGGGGACGCATGCGGCCAACTGCCTGCTGGCCCGCCGGCTCGCCGAACGCGATGTGCGATTCATTCAGCTTTATCAGCGCGGATGGGACCACCACTCGAACATCCCCGTCGAACACCCCAAGCTCTGCAAGACCGTCGATCAGGGATCGGCGGCGCTGGTGATGGACCTCAAGCAACGCGGCATGCTCGACGATACGCTCGTCATCTTCGGCGGCGAATTCGGACGCACCGTCTACTCGCAAGGCAAACTCGCCGGCACAAGCTACGGCCGCGATCACCACCCCCGCTGCTTCTCGATGTGGCTCGCCGGCGGCGGCATCAAAGGCGGCGTCTCGCACGGCACGACCGACGACTACTGCTACAACATCGTCGACGGCGGCGTCCATGTGCACGAGCTGAACGCCACGATCCTCCAGTGCCTGGGCATCGACCATTCCAAACTCACCTACAAGTACCAGGGCCTGGACCAGCGGCTGACCGGCGTCGAGGAAGTCGAGCCGGTACACGCGATCATGACCTGA
- a CDS encoding sigma-70 family RNA polymerase sigma factor → MPDRDHPGEAASDHVLNVQQLFVRHTRAIRGFVLCLAPGPGDADDIMQEVFLVLTRKADQFQAGTDFVAWVCSIARFEALNHLRRVRRNPVTFSPQTAALLADAYTAPAELDDWVEAIRRCMERLSPSARQAIHSRYGDGRKPADIASAMGIKPETVYVTLSKARAALRSCMEGRLAAEGADV, encoded by the coding sequence ATGCCTGATCGCGATCATCCCGGCGAGGCGGCTTCCGACCACGTGCTCAACGTGCAGCAGTTGTTCGTTCGCCACACGCGCGCAATCCGCGGATTCGTCCTGTGTCTGGCCCCCGGGCCCGGCGATGCGGACGACATCATGCAGGAAGTGTTTCTCGTGCTCACGCGCAAGGCGGACCAGTTCCAAGCCGGCACCGACTTTGTCGCATGGGTCTGCTCGATCGCACGCTTCGAGGCGCTGAATCATCTTCGCCGCGTGCGTCGCAACCCGGTGACGTTCTCGCCGCAGACGGCGGCGCTGTTGGCGGATGCGTACACGGCCCCGGCGGAACTCGACGACTGGGTCGAGGCGATTCGTCGATGCATGGAGCGGCTTTCGCCTTCGGCGCGTCAGGCAATTCATTCGCGCTACGGCGACGGGCGCAAACCGGCGGACATCGCCAGCGCGATGGGCATCAAGCCCGAAACAGTTTACGTGACGCTCTCAAAAGCGCGGGCGGCCTTGCGCTCGTGCATGGAAGGCCGACTCGCGGCGGAGGGCGCCGATGTCTGA
- a CDS encoding sigma-70 family RNA polymerase sigma factor has protein sequence MAVDHDMIVKVLVAQRGKLLAYILSLVQDLHVAEELYQTVLMRALKDSGSVDGPDHLMNWARVVARNIAVDHLRSTGRRAVLLDPDVLNLLESTWRTKDDDADVERTEALRDCLDALSPQARQLIELRYAQDMSMSDVAARIDRPLNSVYVSMSRIYRRLSECIEGKLQPRRANG, from the coding sequence ATGGCGGTTGACCATGACATGATTGTCAAGGTGCTGGTGGCGCAGCGCGGAAAGCTGCTGGCGTACATCCTTTCGCTGGTGCAGGATTTACACGTCGCCGAGGAACTCTATCAGACTGTACTCATGCGGGCGTTGAAAGACTCCGGCTCCGTCGATGGGCCGGACCATCTGATGAACTGGGCCCGCGTCGTCGCTCGCAATATCGCCGTCGATCATCTCCGCTCGACCGGTCGCCGGGCGGTGCTGCTCGACCCGGATGTGCTCAATCTGCTCGAATCGACCTGGCGGACGAAGGACGACGACGCCGACGTCGAACGCACCGAGGCGCTGCGCGATTGTCTGGACGCGTTGTCCCCGCAGGCCCGTCAGCTCATCGAACTGCGCTACGCGCAGGACATGAGCATGAGCGACGTCGCGGCCCGTATCGATCGCCCGCTCAATTCCGTCTACGTGTCCATGTCGCGCATCTACCGACGCCTTTCCGAATGCATCGAAGGCAAACTCCAGCCGAGGCGCGCCAATGGCTGA